One region of Bombus affinis isolate iyBomAffi1 chromosome 5, iyBomAffi1.2, whole genome shotgun sequence genomic DNA includes:
- the LOC126916384 gene encoding afadin-like isoform X9 has product MGTHLCNGVIFLFVSDRMATELANKKAEREALRGVIQQWNANRLDLFELSEPNEDLEFHGVMRFYFQDSGQKVATKCIRVASDATSQAVIETLIEKFRPDMRMLSVPEYALYEIHENGEERKLGLEEKPLLVQLNWHIDDREGRFLLRRIDDKTNAQGVGFSSSDGSSFRRKLSKREKKQMKKQEKLSRLKSLEQDENTIPVDQNGVAEKLYTELPETSFTRSISNPEAVMRRRRQQKLERKLQQFRSKDGGPDTGGTLKIYGEALCKDVPYKTLLLSVRDSAVQVVREMLSKYGLEKVDPQQYCLVQVNSENNINGGTQQEYILDDDECPLAILMNHPSTRGSIMFHVRRRPSDYVPRKRKKKPSGKWNELDYRYEDERLPFSLELNPDGSEIPNGAGVRHRLQPNVTEVGSERPIPIHPSSPSKSTSVPAAAVATVCHTRSPTHAPESTHNYETTFDLDGNVETASLTSSRDGNRTLQNDRQPRGTDPILPAVLEFLEETEETFFHAVITDVEPSAPQFKLAPTYTLYLAARYRASTHYRPELQPTERAHRLTVMLANVASMIQRVIQERYMDASSLALWLANGSELLHMLKNDRHVGAFSTRAQDILTEAVHTAFASLVRCISLELAPAMSQFMADADEPAKEAGVLQIFSSTMALLRRCRVNAALTIQLFSHLFHTINATAFNALVSNANLCVRWFGRRLKARLNALETWAERQGLELASQCHLATIMQATHLLQAPKYNAEELATLSSTCFKLNSLQVRALLQKYQPAADEPRLPAELIENVVRVAESVADTLARADGREIRLEEEPTLALALLLPEDGYSCEVIRGVPPGLAEFLAPLQRDGLCRMAPQPTSSGYWTIYMIDHHNNYRSPSAMSNRSGGYSCHTGPSGAQPEIHVIKLHKSTNGMGLSIVAAKGAGQDRLGIYIKSVVAGGAADADGRLTAGDQLLKVDGQSLVGITQEKAAEYLVRTGPIVTLEVAKQGAIYHGLATLLSQPSPVMTRAHKIRPKSENLEASSQETNEQPSTSHSMGNLLSVPRHAIGSERSIDSVPGPRRMSERDLPSRLGRDATAPQQQIHTSKSVPALHNVGTDGKQQHEVFNPGYSRASSSNSVTPPVTQPPPPMTTINSSTSLRSRSSHNLHDPTKMGTLPPSGLVSRQQSSPNLNPGQTTSNNSSSANVGPSSNILQSNEAERFYQNLSIYRNQDTTTTTTTTTTTTTKQRHSPSQHSDDRNPLQLQKSSRGSQNSLNRPGTFEMNQTRDRPISAYVPQPQQQSYLVGGLSQQGCAAPPRSQSSRDIIRQEAKLQEMQEEVRRRELRGGIPVPLNQYRPTAYNLKTNMSVQSPISSAVRPTKSAGSQPNLGSSPPVTVSSAPSISTSGHVTTRQTGPSNYGYLDAQYGPYMVQYGKSPHVHQHQHQHQSQPQSQHQHPHQHQHQLQLQHQHQHQHQHQHQHQHQNIQQQNLGHIQYGHASMTSTRGKNDLIRLQSNGMLLDYGRDQGTRDIGKLYMDQNQHVAVGSQYYLNSDVRNEHYNDENGINRAQTAPEGSTMSNEIPIRPTLPEEGYPESPPPPPPSTSTHPLYSKQSDSRYTASMQDPPRGGYYPANTTGTTLQPRQYQYSATNPWQREEKEREQARRREAARQWRDQQIAELSALSHRTSQQEEQLRALQLERDFQKRAEEVANQQDDDEESNDLDTENIRVQQSLLRTTVPQDRNNSLEQHHLNLPRTNATNQSIKGNHTGQSVGGSPMHSTNVVSIHTGNGPSQQSSQNIVNTCLQQQQPHQQQQESSGSHFSSDLQHEHTNQMPNNIGQIQMSSLLHLNSSQKPLGLSQSNEEKEMHRRHEEIKRKQVEFDDTQSKKKEEEINKQQQIQQMYQQQHHSQQLQSHLKTQQMLHPSMLRLDSLIINGSSASSTHNTSNDAPLPPERGSSYAVMSQQSTLRSNNANISNIVTLAQPQSTSVKRVSFHDSNANVESVQRSVSSGNSSTSQILAMDVITEDPNNFINDAEILLASPKAPEGSGGAPITGSTPGVIGAQEVYKDPRQRRLAEKQKQQQSSQVGQVPEKLSFKEKMKMFAMETGEDGTPRDKVKISRAQREIDNIGNPTIPTLNSNNHHHHNHHNNNNNNNSSSGSNSSTSNNPNNNNSNSSNINNNSSNRQQ; this is encoded by the exons ATGGGAACACATTTGTGTAACGGTGTAATCTTTTTATTTGTAAGCGATAG AATGGCCACGGAACTGGCAAACAAAAAGGCCGAGCGCGAAGCTCTGCGTGGTGTTATTCAGCAATGGAATGCCAACAGGTTGGATCTGTTTGAGCTTTCAGAACCGAACGAG GATTTGGAATTCCATGGAGTAATGAGATTTTATTTTCAAGATAGCGGTCAAAAGGTCGCAACAAAATGTATTAGAGTAGCGTCGGATGCGACGAGTCAAGCGGTCATCGAAACGCTTATTGAAAAATTCCGTCCAGATATGCGAATGCTTTCGGTTCCTGAATATGCACTTTACGAAATTCACGAAAATGGTG AAGAACGTAAGCTTGGGCTTGAGGAAAAGCCATTGTTAGTGCAATTAAATTGGCACATCGATGACCGCGAGGGACGCTTTTTGTTAAGAAGAATCGATGACAAAACCAACGCTCAAGGTGTTGGTTTTTCTTCTTCGGATGGGTCTAGTTTTCGCAGAAAGTTGAGTAAACGCGAGAAGAAACAGATGAAGAAACAGGAAAAGCTGAGTCGTTTAAAGAGTTTAGAACAAGATGAAAATACTATACCCGTCGATCAAAATGGAGTAGCTGAAAAACTTTACACGG AGTTACCTGAAACAAGCTTTACCAGAAGTATTTCAAACCCGGAAGCTGTGATGAGAAGACGACGTCAACAAAAATTGGAGAGAAAATTGCAGCAATTTCGTAGTAAGGATGGCGGTCCCGATACTGGCGGAACGCTGAAAATTTACGGCGAGGCGTTATGCAAAGACGTTCCATATAAAACATTGCTTTTAAGCGTCCGAGATTCAGCAGTTCAAGTCGTACGAGAAATGCTTTCTAAATATGGTTTAGAGAAAGTGGATCCACAGCAGTATTGTCTCGTACAG GTAAATagtgaaaataatattaatggAGGAACACAGCAGGAATATATACTAGACGATGACGAATGCCCTCTAGCCATTCTTATGAATCATCCTTCTACTCGCG GTTCAATTATGTTCCATGTGCGAAGAAGACCTTCAGATTATGTGCCTCGGAAACGGAAGAAAAAACCTAGTGGCAAATGGAACGAATTAGATTACAG ATACGAAGACGAAAGATTGCCCTTTTCGCTGGAATTGAATCCTGACGGTAGCGAAATTCCAAACGGGGCTGGTGTGCGACATCGGTTGCAGCCAAATGTAACGGAGGTAGGCTCGGAAAGGCCGATACCTATACATCCATCTAGTCCGAGCAAGTCTACATCTGTccctgctgctgctgttgctacTGTTTGCCATACTCGAAGCCCGACACATGCACCGGAATCAACGCACAATTATGAAACAACCTTTGATCTCGATGGAAATGTAGAAACTGCCAGTCTTACCAGTAGCAGGGATGGTAACAG AACGTTGCAGAATGATCGACAGCCACGTGGGACGGATCCGATTTTACCAGCTGTATTAGAATTTCTCGAGGAAACGGAAGAAACATTTTTTCATGCGGTAATCACAGATGTTGAACCATCGGCGCCACAATTCAAATTGGCTCCAACGTATACGCTTTACTTGGCAGCGAGATATCGCGCAAGCACACATTATAGACCAGAATTGCAACCAACGGAGAGAGCTCATAGATTGACCGTGATGTTAGCAAATGTCGCTAGCATGATTCAACGAGTAATACAG GAACGGTACATGGATGCGTCCTCGTTGGCACTGTGGTTAGCAAACGGTTCGGAACTACTACATATGTTGAAAAACGATCGGCACGTAGGTGCGTTTTCAACCAGAGCACAAGATATTTTGACGGAAGCAGTTCATACAGCATTCGCGTCGTTGGTTAGGTGCATTTCCTTGGAACTAGCACCGGCAATGTCACAGTTCATGGCAGATGCAGACGAACCTGCTAAAGAAGCCGGCgttcttcaaatattttcgaGCACGATGGCTTTACTTAGGCGATGCAGAGTAAACGCTGCACTTACCATTCAACTATTTAGTCACTTGTTCCACACAATAAACGCGACCGCGTTTAACGCTTTAGTTTCAAATGCCAACTTGTGCGTTAGATGGTTCGGTCGTAGATTAAAGGCGAGACTAAACGCTCTGGAAACTTGGGCTGAAAGACAAGGCTTGGAACTCGCGAGTCAATGTCATTTGGCAACCATCATGCAAGCGACTCATCTTCTACAAGCTCCAAAATACAATGCGGAGGAACTTGCTACCTTGAGCTCTACGTGCTTCAAGTTGAATTCTCTTCAGGTCAGAGCATTGTTGCAAAAGTATCAACCAGCTGCGGATGAACCAAGACTTCCTGCGGAATTGATTGAAAACGTAGTCAGA GTGGCCGAAAGCGTGGCTGATACGCTCGCACGTGCTGATGGCAGAGAGATTCGACTTGAAGAAGAGCCTACGCTCGCTTTAGCGCTTTTACTTCCCGAGGATGGATACAGTTGCGAAGTTATTCGTGGTGTACCTCCAGGATTAGCCGAATTTTTAGCGCCATTGCAACGGGATGGTCTATGCCGTATGGCACCACAACCCACCAGTAGTGGATATTGGACTATATACATGATAGATCATCACAATAAT tatCGCAGTCCAAGCGCAATGAGCAATAGATCTGGAGGTTATTCCTGTCATACAGGGCCGAGTGGTGCTCAACCCGAGATACATGTAATAAAATTACACAAGTCTACCAATGGAATGGGTTTGAGCATTGTCGCAGCCAAA GGCGCTGGTCAGGATAGGCTTGGAATATATATAAAGAGCGTAGTTGCTGGTGGTGCTGCTGATGCT GACGGCAGATTGACGGCTGGAGACCAATTGCTAAAAGTGGACGGACAAAGTTTAGTAGGAATTACTCAGGAAAA AGCTGCTGAATATTTAGTACGTACCGGACCAATAGTAACATTGGAAGTTGCTAAACAAGGTGCCATATATCATGGTTTGGCCACTTTATTATCACAACCGTCACCAGTAATGACCAGAG CGCACAAGATTCGCCCCAAGTCCGAAAACTTGGAAGCTTCATCGCAGGAAACGAACGAGCAGCCATCTACATCGCATTCAATGGGTAATTTATTGAGCGTTCCAAGGCACGCGATCGGTTCGGAACGTTCGATCGATTCAGTACCAG GACCTCGTCGCATGAGTGAACGAGACTTACCATCTCGGCTTGGACGCGACGCTACTGCACCGCAACAACAAATACATACCAGCAAGTCCGTGCCAGCATTGCACA ATGTAGGAACGGATGGAAAACAACAGCACGAGGTATTCAATCCTGGTTATAGCAGGGCATCGTCGAGTAACAGCGTTACACCGCCTGTTACGCAGCCACCTCCACCAATGACCACAATCAACAGTTCGACGTCGCTACGTTCTCG CTCGAGTCATAATTTACATGATCCAACAAAAATGGGAACATTACCACCGAGTGGTCTTGTGAGTAGACAACAATCATCACCGAATTTGAACCCTGGTCAAACAACGAGTAACAATAGTTCAAGTGCTAATGTTGGGCCAAGTTCGAATATTCTTCAAAGTAACGAAGCCGAAAGATTTTATCAAAACTTGAGCATCTATCGGAATCAAgacacgacgacgacgacaacgaccaCGACCACCACCACGACCAAGCAACGACATAGTCCCTCTCAACATTCGGATGACAG GAATCCTCTGCAACTGCAAAAAAGCTCGAGAGGTTCACAAAATTCTTTGAATCGTCCAGGAACATTCGAAATGAATCAGACCAGAGACCGTCCAATATCTGCATATGTACCTCAACCTCAACAACAATCTTACCTTGTTGGTGGTCTTTCGCAACAAGGCTGTGCAGCGCCTCCAAGATCTCAGTCATCTCGGGATATAATACGACAAGAAGCAAAGCTCCAAGAAATGCAAGAGGAAGTCAGAAGACGCGAATTACGAGGTGGCATTCCAGTCCCATTGAATCAATATCGACCAACCgcatataatttaaaaacaaataTGTCCGTTCAATCTCCGATAAGTTCTGCCGTCCGACCAACAAAATCTGCCGGTTCCCAACCAAATTTGGGATCAAGTCCACCAGTAACAGTGTCCTCCGCACCATCAATCTCAACATCTGGTCATGTAACCACGAGACAAACGGGACCTTCGAATTATGGTTACTTGGATGCGCAATATGGCCCCTATATGGTCCAATATGGAAAATCCCCACACGTGCATCAACATCAACACCAACATCAATCTCAACCTCAATCGCAACATCAGCATCCGCATCAACATCAACATCAGCTTCAGCTTCAGCATCAACATCAGCATCAGCATCAACATCAGCACCAACATCAACATCAAAATATCCAACAACAAAATCTTGGACATATTCAATATGGACATGCTAGTATGACATCCACCAGAGGAAAAAACGATTTAATTCGCTTACAATCCAACGGAATGTTGCTCGACTATGGAAGAGATCAAGGTACACGAGATATTGGAAAATTATATATGGATCAAAATCAACATGTTGCTGTTGGATCGCAGTATTATTTAAATTCGGATGTACGAAACGAACATTATAATGACGAAAATGGAATAAATAGAGCGCAAACTGCACCGGAAGGAAGTACGATGTCTAATGAAATTCCAATACGGCCTACTTTACCGGAAGAAGGATATCCAGAAAGTCCTCCACCGCCGCCGCCAAGCACTTCGACTCATCCACTTTATAGTAAACAATCGGATTCAAG GTACACTGCGAGTATGCAGGATCCCCCTCGTGGGGGGTATTATCCAGCAAATACAACTGGAACTACGTTACAACCACGTCAATATCAATATAGTGCTACGAATCCATGGCaacgagaagagaaagaaaga gAACAAGCACGTAGAAGAGAAGCTGCAAGACAGTGGCGAGATCAACAAATAGCGGAATTAAGTGCATTATCTCACAGAACATCACAACAGGAAGAACAACTGCGGGCTCTTCAGCTGGAAAGAGACTTTCAAAAAAGAGCTGAGGAAGTTGCCAATCAACAAGACGATGACGAAGAAAGTAATGATTTAGACACCGAGAACATAAGAGTACAACAAAGCTTACTTCGTACAACGGTGCCACAAGATCGAAATAATTCATTGGAGCAACATCACCTCAACTTGCCTAGAACAAATGCAACCAATCAATCTATCAAAGGAAATCATACTGGTCAATCTGTTGGTGGTTCCCCGATGCATTCTACCAACGTCGTGTCGATACATACGGGCAATGGCCCATCTCAGCAATCTTCGCaaaatattgtaaatacttGTCTGCAACAGCAACAGCCACATCAACAGCAACAAGAGAGTTCTGGTTCGCATTTTTCGTCAGATCTTCAACATGAACACACCAATCAAATGCCAAATAATATAGGGCAAATTCAAATGTCATCCTTGCTTCATTTGAACTCTTCTCAAAAACCACTTGGTTTATCTCAATCtaacgaagaaaaagagatGCATCGTAGACACGAGGAGATTAAGCGAAAACAAGTCGAATTCGACGACACTCAATCGAAAAAGAAGGAGGAAGAAATTAACAAACAACAACAAATCCAACAAATGTATCAACAGCAACATCACTCGCAACAATTGCAATCCCATTTGAAAACTCAACAAATGTTACATCCCAGTATGTTACGATTGGACAGCCTAATTATTAACGGATCAAGCGCCTCTT ccACGCATAATACTAGCAACGATGCGCCTCTGCCTCCGGAACGAGGTTCTAGTTATGCGGTTATGTCGCAACAAAGTACCCTGAGGTCGAATAATGCAAACATATCTAATATAGTAACATTGGCCCAGCCGCAGTCAACGTCTGTTAAGAGAGTCTCTTTTCATGACTCAAATGCAAATGTAGAATCAGTGCAACGAAGTGTTTCGTCTGGAAATTCGAGCACAAGTCAAATTCTGGCTATGGATGTTATTACAGAAGATCCAAAT AATTTCATAAATGATGCAGAAATTTTATTGGCATCTCCAAAAGCACCCGAAGGATCCGGTGGGGCTCCAATTACTGGTAGTACCCCTGGTGTAATAGGTGCTCAAGAAGTGTACAA gGATCCCAGACAAAGAAGGCTCGCTGAAAAACAAAAACAGCAACAAAGTTCTCAAGTTGGGCAAGTACCTGAAAAGCTGAGTTTTAAAGAAAAGATGAAAATGTTTGCTATGGAAACCGGTGAGGATGGAACGCCGCGGGACAAGGTAAAAATTTCACGTGCGCAGCGCGAAATAGATAATATTGGGAATCCCACTATCCCTACATTGAATAGCAATAATCACCACCACCACAATCAtcacaataataataacaataataacagcAGCAGTGGCAGCAACAGCAGTACTAGCAACAACCCGAATAACAATAACAGTAACAGCAGTAATATCAATAACAACAGTAGCAACCGACAACAATAG